The genome window TATTCCTGTAGTTCGGGAAGCGGGTTTGAATGAAAGATCCGGTAACAGGTCTGAATAACCGACAGCAGTTCCTGCATATCCTCGACTGTGATATCAGTGATGCCGCAACGCACAAGGTGTCTTTGGCGCTACTGCTGGTCGATATCAGGCAGTTTTCACGTATCAATATGAAGTACGGTTACGCTGCGGGCGACGGTGCCTTGCAGGCGGTGGCGAGTGCGCTGGAACAGGTTCGTCGTGAAGGTGATCATATTGCACGTGTCGGTGATGACAAGTTTGGTTTGATCCTCTCGGGTGTCCTGAACACAGGCCATGCCGAGATGGCTGCACACAAAATCAAGCGATTGCTGGACATGCCTTTACTGGTCGGAGAAGAAAGTATTGCCTGTAAGGTAAGTATCGGTATCTCGGTTTATCCGGAACATGCACGTAGCGGGGATAAATTGATGGCTGCAGCGGATGAGGCCCAGCGCCGCGCTCGAAGTACCGGTCAGTTGCTTTGTGTTGCCCATGATGACGAATGTGCAGAGGAGTCAGAGCATTGGGATATTGAAATGGCGCTGGAAGATGCCATTCACAAATCCGAGTTGCGGGTCTATTTCCAGCCCAAGATTTCACTGGCGACCGGCAGGCCGGTTGGCGCAGAAGCATTGGTACGGTGGGAGAATGATTTCCGGGGTCTCATTGGGCCGAATGAATTTATTCCTGTTGCAGAGTCGAGTGGATTCATCAGACCACTGACGGAGTGGATGCTAAACAGCGCTTTACGCCTGGCTGGTATGTGGGAACATCGTTGGGGTGTGCAGGAAGTCTCTGTCAATATCCCGCCCTGCGTACTGGACCGTTCTGACTTTGTCGACACCGTGATCAGCGCACAAAAATTATGGTACTCGGCCACCAATAAACTATGCATCGAAATTGTAGAGCAGTCATTTATCGAGAATGTCGAAAATGCGTTCTCCAAGTTAAACCGGCTCAGGGATGAAGGAATCAGCGTTTCAATTGATGATTTCGGTACCGGTTATTCAAGCCTTGCGTATTTCCGTGATATACCGGCAGATCAGCTGAAGATCGACCAGTCATTCGTATTTGGCCTGCTGAAAGATCGGGATAATGCCAACATCGTGGAACTGATCGTGGATCTGGCGCATCGATTCGGGTTGTCCGTTGTTGCGGAAGGGGTTGAAGATATCCAAACCCTGTCCGCGCTGAAGAAGATGCAGTGTGATATAGCGCAAGGCTTTTTTATCGCCAGGCCGATGCCGGCGGAAGAGTACCACGAGTGGCTGGCGAATTATCGTGGCATCAATGCCTCTGGTGTGATCAGTACATCCGGCGCCGAAACAGCCAGGCCGCTGACCACAGACTGAACAGGGCGATTACCGCCATTGGCCAATATTGCGCTGCAAGCAGTTTGATATCGGCGCCCTCCAGGAATACCCCACGAACGATAATCAGAAAGTAACGCATCGGATTGATCAACGTTAGCTGCTGGACCGCTTCCGGCATATTGGCAATAGGTGTGGCAAAGCCGGACAGAATGACTGCGGGTACAAGGAACAGGAATGCCCCGAGCAGGCCTTGCTGCTGGGTGACCGACAGCGATGAGATCATCAGGCCGATACCGATATTGGCGAGCAGGAACAGGAACAGCCCAAGGTAAAGCGCGCCGATCTTTCCCTGTAGCGGTACTTCGAACCAGAATACTGCAACCAGAATGATAACGGTTGATTCCAGCAGGCCAATAATCAGCCCCGGAACAGACTTGCCAATCAGTATTTCAAACGGCCGCAGCGGTGTGACCAGTAACTGGTCAAAGGTGCCTTCCTCGCGTTCCCGTGCCACTGACAATGCCGTCACCAGCAGGGACACCACCAGTGTCAGCAGACCGACAATGCCGGGTACGATAAACCACTGCGACACCAGGTTGCTGTTGTACCAGGCGCGCATCAC of Thiogranum longum contains these proteins:
- a CDS encoding putative bifunctional diguanylate cyclase/phosphodiesterase — protein: MKDPVTGLNNRQQFLHILDCDISDAATHKVSLALLLVDIRQFSRINMKYGYAAGDGALQAVASALEQVRREGDHIARVGDDKFGLILSGVLNTGHAEMAAHKIKRLLDMPLLVGEESIACKVSIGISVYPEHARSGDKLMAAADEAQRRARSTGQLLCVAHDDECAEESEHWDIEMALEDAIHKSELRVYFQPKISLATGRPVGAEALVRWENDFRGLIGPNEFIPVAESSGFIRPLTEWMLNSALRLAGMWEHRWGVQEVSVNIPPCVLDRSDFVDTVISAQKLWYSATNKLCIEIVEQSFIENVENAFSKLNRLRDEGISVSIDDFGTGYSSLAYFRDIPADQLKIDQSFVFGLLKDRDNANIVELIVDLAHRFGLSVVAEGVEDIQTLSALKKMQCDIAQGFFIARPMPAEEYHEWLANYRGINASGVISTSGAETARPLTTD
- a CDS encoding ABC transporter permease; protein product: MLQHMLALIIKEFLALLKDKRSRFVLIGPPIIQLVVFGYAATFDLNRVPFAVYDEDNTEQSHLLAERFSGSGTFELVGKISRDADIRPLIDNKQALMVLHIGPRFSDDLAAGESASLQVIVDGRNSNTALLALNYVRTILLDFSADWAQQQQRPPPPARLVMRAWYNSNLVSQWFIVPGIVGLLTLVVSLLVTALSVAREREEGTFDQLLVTPLRPFEILIGKSVPGLIIGLLESTVIILVAVFWFEVPLQGKIGALYLGLFLFLLANIGIGLMISSLSVTQQQGLLGAFLFLVPAVILSGFATPIANMPEAVQQLTLINPMRYFLIIVRGVFLEGADIKLLAAQYWPMAVIALFSLWSAAWLFRRRMY